A region from the Brassica napus cultivar Da-Ae chromosome C8, Da-Ae, whole genome shotgun sequence genome encodes:
- the LOC111214081 gene encoding synaptotagmin-5 — protein MGFVVGLVIGLAVGITIIIGFVKAENYRSKLRSELANTVAAFARMTVEDSRKLLPAEFYPSWVVFSERQKLTWLNHHLTKIWPYVDEAASELIRASVEPVLEQYRPAVVASLTFSKLTLGTVAPQFTGVSIVEGDENGMTMELDMNWDGNPNIVLGIKTLVGVSLPVQVKNIGFTGVFRLIFRPLVDEFPCFGAVSVSLREKKKLDFTLKVVGGDISAIPGLSDAIEETIRDAVEDSITWPVRKVIPILPGDYSDLELKPVGMLEVKLVQAKNLTNKDLVGKSDPFAKMFIRPLREKTQRSKTINNDLNPIWNEHFEFVVEDASTQHLVVRIYDDEGVQASELIGCAQIRLCELEPGKVKDVWLKLVKDLEIQRDNKNRGEVHLELLYVPFGAGSNGIVNPFASSSMTSLERVLKNDTTDEENATSRKRKDVIVRGVLSVTVISAEEIPIQDMMGKADPYVVLSMKKSGAKSKTRVVNDSLNPVWNQTFDFVVEDGLHDMLVLEVWDHDTFGKDYIGRCILTLTRVIMEEEYKDWFPLDESKAGKIQLHLKWMAQSIYRDS, from the exons ATGGGATTCGTAGTCGGCCTTGTAATCGGACtcgccgtgggaatcactatcaTCATCGGCTTCGTCAAGGCGGAGAATTACCGATCCAAGCTCCGCTCTGAACTT GCGAACACGGTGGCTGCTTTCGCGAGGATGACGGTGGAGGACTCCAGGAAGCTTCTGCCTGCTGAGTTTTATCCTTCCTGGGTCGTCTTCTCCGAGCGTCAGAAG TTGACTTGGCTGAACCATCACTTGACAAAGATATGGCCTTATGTTGATGAG GCAGCCTCTGAGCTTATAAGGGCATCAGTGGAGCCTGTTCTAGAGCAGTATAGACCTGCCGTTGTCGCCTCCTTGACATTTTCTAAGCTCACTCTCGGTACCGTGGCGCCTCAGTTTACAG GTGTTTCCATTGTCGAAGGTGATGAAAATGGGATGACCATGGAACTTGATATGAATTGGGATGGAAATCCAAATATAGTACTTGGCATCAAGACCTTAGTTGGTGTATCTCTTCCAGTTCAG GTGAAAAACATTGGATTCACTGGCGTTTTCAGGCTGATTTTTAGGCCACTGGTTGATGAGTTTCCTTGCTTTGGAGCTGTCAGTGTTTCTCTTAGAGAAAAG AAAAAATTGGACTTCACCCTTAAGGTTGTTGGAGGCGACATTTCTGCAATTCCTGGACTTTCTGATGCTATTGAG GAAACAATACGGGATGCCGTGGAAGATTCAATCACATGGCCTGTTCGGAAGGTCATCCCCATTTTGCCTGGTGATTATAG TGATCTGGAGCTAAAGCCTGTTGGAATGTTGGAGGTGAAGCTCGTGCAAGCGAAGAACCTGACCAACAAAGATCTAGTGGGAAAATCTGACCCCTTTGCTAAAATGTTTATACGCCCTTTGCGTGAAAAGACTCAAAGAAGCAAGACAATC AACAATGATCTGAATCCCATCTGGAACGAGCACTTTGAATTCGTTGTCGAAGACGCGTCAACACAACACTTGGTGGTTCGAATATACGACGACGAGGGTGTACAAGCATCTGAGCTCATCGGTTGTGCTCAAATCCGCCTTTGTGAACTTGAACCTGGTAAAGTGAAAgacgtctggttaaagttagtCAAGGATTTAGAGATCCAGAGAGATAACAAGAACCGTGGAGAG GTTCACCTTGAGCTACTATATGTCCCCTTCGGTGCGGGAAGCAACGGCATCGTGAATCCCTTTGCCTCTTCGTCGATGACGTCCTTAGAAAGGGTGCTCAAGAATGATACGACAGACGAAGAGAATGCAACGTCGCGTAAAAGAAAAGATGTCATCGTGAGAGGAGTGCTCTCTGTGACGGTGATATCTGCAGAAGAGATACCGATACAAGATATGATGGGGAAAGCTGATCCGTATGTCGTTCTCTCCATGAAGAAGTCAGGTGCTAAGAGCAAAACTCGG GTTGTCAATGACAGCTTAAACCCGGTTTGGAACCAGACTTTTGATTTTGTGGTTGAAGATGGGTTACACGATATGCTTGTCCTTGAAGTTTGGGACCATGACACCTTTGGAAAG GACTACATTGGGAGATGCATCTTGACGCTGACAAGGGTTATAATGGAAGAGGAATACAAGGACTGGTTTCCATTAGACGAATCCAAAGCAGGCAAGATTCAGTTGCATCTCAAGTGGATGGCTCAATCAATTTACCGTGATTCCTAA
- the LOC111214080 gene encoding protein transport protein SEC23-like — translation MAEMESLDPEGIDSVRMTWNVWPRNKVEASKCVVPVAACISPIRYHRDIQSVPYAPLRCRTCSAALNPFARVDFSAKIWICPICFQRNHFPPHYHVISETNLPCELYPQYTTVEYSMPGPSQPTGPGNLDQSGAVVFVFVLDTCVIEEEFEYAKCAVRRAVGLLPENALVGFVTFGTQAHVHELGYSDLTKVYVFRGDKEISKDQVLEQLGLGASGRRTGFPVGRDGSGVSRFLLPASEFEFTIDSLLDELQTDQWPVQPGRRQSRCTGVALSVATGLLGACLPGTGARIVALVGGPCSEGPGTIVSKDLSEPLRSHKDLDKDAAPFYKKAEKFYDGLANQLVNQGHVLDLFASALDQVGVAEMKAAVERTGGLVVLSESFGHSVFKDSFKRVFEAGEQSLGLCFNGTFEINCSKDIKIQGIIGPCASLQKKGPSVADTVVGEGNTTAWKMCGLDKSTCLTVFFDLSSSDQSTNPGAVNNQLYIQFMTSYQNPEGKSLLRVTTVTRQWVDTALSTEELVQGFDQETAAVVVARLASFKMETEEGFDATRWLDRNLIRLCSKFGDYRKDDPASFTLNQNFSLFPQFTFNLRRSQFVQVFNNSPDETAYNRMLLNRENISNAAVMIQPSLTTYSFSTLPQPALLDVASIAADRILLLDSYISVVIFHGMTIAQWRNLGYQNQPEHQAFAQLLEAPQEDAQMIIRERFPVPRLVVCDQHGSQARFLLAKLNPSATYNNPSEMNAGSDVIFTDDVSLQVFFQHLQKLAVQS, via the exons atggCAGAGATGGAGAGCCTCGATCCTGAAGGAATCGACTCCGTCCGGATGACGTGGAACGTCTGGCCTCGCAACAAAGTCGAAGCCAGCAAGTGCGTCGTCCCCGTCGCCGCCTGCATCTCCCCGATCCGCTACCACCGCGACATCCAATCCGTCCCCTACGCTCCCCTCCGCTGCCGCACCTGCTCCGCCGCTCTCAACCCCTTCGCGCGCGTCGATTTCTCCGCCAAGATCTGGATCTGCCCCATCTGCTTCCAGCGCAACCACTTCCCTCCTCACTACCACGTCATCTCCGAGACAAACCTCCCCTGCGAGCTCTACCCTCAGTACACAACCGTGGAGTACTCCATGCCCGGCCCATCCCAGCCCACTGGGCCTGGGAATTTGGATCAGAGCGGTGCCgttgtgtttgtttttgttttggacaCGTGTGTGATCGAGGAGGAGTTTGAGTACGCGAAGTGTGCGGTTAGGCGAGCCGTTGGGCTGCTTCCGGAGAACGCGCTCGTTGGGTTTGTTACGTTTGGCACGCAGGCGCACGTGCATGAGTTGGGGTATTCTGATTTGACTAAGGTTTATGTGTTTAGGGGAGATAAGGAGATTTCTAAAGATCAGGTTTTGGAGCAGTTGGGGCTTGGTGCTTCCGGGAGGAGGACTGGGTTTCCCGTGGGGAGAGATGGGTCCGGTGTTAGTAGGTTCTTGTTGCCGGCTTCTGAGTTTGAATTCACCATTGATTCG CTGTTGGATGAGCTGCAGACGGATCAGTGGCCTGTGCAGCCTGGACGTCGACAGTCGAGGTGCACGGGGGTGGCTTTGAGTGTGGCTACGGGTCTGCTTGGAGCTTGTTTACCTGGAACTGGGGCTAGGATTGTTGCTTTGGTTGGAGGACCTTGCTCTGAGGGACCAGGCACG ATTGTGTCAAAGGATCTGTCAGAACCTTTGCGTTCACATAAAGACCTTGATAAAGATGCGGCTCCATTTTATAAGAAAGCAGAGAAGTTTTATGATGGTCTCGCCAACCAATTGGTTAACCAAGGACATGTACTTGACCTTTTTGCATCCGCACTTGATCAG GTTGGTGTTGCTGAAATGAAAGCTGCGGTTGAAAGAACTGGAGGACTTGTTGTTTTATCAGAAAGCTTTGGTCATTCTGTATTCAAGGACTCCTTCAAGCGAGTATTTGAAGCTGGCGAACAGTCTCTCGGACTTTGTTTCAA CGGTACATTTGAGATCAACTGTTCCAAGGACATAAAAATCCAAGGGATTATTGGACCTTGCGCGTCATTGCAAAAG AAAGGTCCTAGCGTTGCTGATACAGTTGTTGGGGAGGGGAATACTACAGCGTGGAAGATGTGTGGTCTCGACAAAAGTACTTGTCTGACAGTCTTCTTTGATCTTTCTTCAAGTGATCAATCAACTAATCCTGGAGCTGTAAATAACCAGTTATATATACAGTTTATGACAAG CTACCAAAATCCAGAAGGTAAATCATTACTTCGAGTTACTACTGTTACCAGACAATGGGTAGATACTGCTCTTAGCACAGAG GAATTGGTGCAAGGTTTTGATCAAGAAACTGCTGCTGTGGTGGTGGCCAGATTAGCTTCCTTTAAAATGGAAACAGAG GAGGGGTTTGATGCTACTCGATGGCTAGACAGGAACCTTATTCGTCTTTGTTCCAAATTTGGTGATTACCGGAAGGATGATCCAGCATCATTTACTCTGAATCAAAACTTTTCACTATTCCCACAGTTTACATTTAATCTCCGACGTTCACAGTTTGTCCAG GTGTTCAACAACAGTCCAGACGAAACTGCGTACAACCGCATGCTGTTAAACCGAGAAAATATTTCAAACGCAGCTGTTATGATTCAGCCATCTCTAACAACTTACTCGTTTAGCACGCTGCCTCAGCCCGCATTGTTGGATGTTGCTTCCATCGCTGCAGACCGTATCCTGTTGTTGGACTCTTACATTAGCGTCGTCATTTTCCATGGGATGACCATAGCGCAGTGGCGCAACTTGGGCTATCAAAATCAGCCTGAACATCAG GCATTTGCACAACTCTTGGAAGCCCCTCAAGAAGATGCGCAGATGATCATCCGTGAACGTTTCCCTGTACCGAGATTAGTTGTATGTGATCAACATGGATCTCAG GCAAGGTTTTTGTTAGCGAAGCTAAATCCATCAGCAACATACAACAACCCGAGCGAGATGAATGCAGGTTCTGATGTAATCTTCACGGATGATGTTAGTCTCCAAGTCTTCTTCCAACATCTTCAGAAATTGGCTGTTCAATCTTGA
- the LOC111214602 gene encoding uncharacterized protein LOC111214602, with amino-acid sequence MSRRIIRLSKLSSRNNNVFIQKCVRFFSTGPYLTLGCNTGDVLLFDPAKEQIVTLHGKTIPKELKDEGMIGASHGWVFFSDRRDRTVRVSDIYNSFASKSNPSVIPLPCLTDLPCEQIEQVCNVAMSSSSPLEKDCLVAIKFSGDQLSLCRPGRDLEWINILTPFHCCENSNLMYSKRDHRLYLPAPGGKHLFSYHLNSTADPAELHELVYRGPPEMVQSEWEVLSSCSRREYLVESSSSDERYLVKWYAHGFYSSVLKGIDYETKRFMLFSEEETTEGKIMCYTEDIGDMCIFIASNEAFCIPASSCPGLKPSTIYFMGRGFGSYDLTTGDTHHYKAPGGVITIPYWLPPFST; translated from the exons ATGTCACGGCGTATCATCCGTCTCTCCAAGCTCTCTTCTCGGAACAACAATGTTTTC ATCCAAAAGTGCGTTCGCTTTTTCTCCACCGGCCCGTACTTGACACTCGGTTGCAACACTGGAGATGTCCTCTTGTTTGACCCGGCCAAAGAACAGATAGTGACTCTCCACGGCAAAACAATACCTAAAGAGCTCAAGGACGAAGGAATGATTGGAGCTTCTCATGGATGGGTTTTTTTCTCTGACCGGCGTGATCGTACGGTACGTGTCAGCGACATTTACAATTCTTTTGCATCCAAATCAAACCCCTCCGTGATTCCTCTGCCTTGTCTTACTGATCTTCCCTGTGAACAAATCGAACAAGTATGTAACGTAGCAATGTCGTCTTCCTCCCCTCTCGAGAAAGACTGTCTAGTGGCTATCAAgttttcaggtgaccagttGAGTCTATGCAGGCCCGGTCGTGACCTTGAGTGGATTAACATCTTAACCCCTTTCCATTGCTGTGAAAACTCAAATCTCATGTATTCAAAAAGAGACCATAGATTATACTTACCTGCTCCTGGAGGCAAACACTTGTTCTCCTATCATCTCAACTCCACAGCAGACCCCGCTGAGCTCCATGAGTTGGTCTATCGCGGCCCTCCAGAGATGGTCCAGTCCGAGTGGGAGGTCTTGAGTTCGTGCTCCAGGAGGGAATACCTTGTTGAGTCATCCTCTAGTGATGAACGTTACCTAGTCAAATGGTATGCGCATGGCTTCTACTCATCGGTGTTAAAAGGAATTGATTACGAAACAAAGAGGTTCATGTTGTTTAGTGAGGAGGAGACTACCGAGGGAAAAATCATGTGTTACACAGAGGACATTGGAGATATGTGCATTTTCATTGCAAGTAACGAGGCTTTCTGCATCCCGGCTAGCTCATGCCCCGGTCTGAAACCTAGCACCATCTATTTTATGGGACGTGGCTTTGGCTCTTACGATCTCACTACCGGAGACACACATCATTACAAAGCTCCCGGTGGTGTTATCACCATTCCTTACTGGCTTCCTCCGTTTTCTACGTAG